The DNA sequence CCCAGTTGCCTGACGGCTCCGGGAACCGGAATAACAGTATACAAACAGAGGGATATCCTTATTCTTCGCTACAGAAACAATATTGTCTAGTTGCTGCAACGGCACATTTTTACTTTCTGGTATATGTCCTTCCTGATATTCCTGCGGAGTACGGACATCCAGCAGAACTGCACCAGCAGTCCTTTTATATCCTTCTATGCCTTGATTAATATTCGACTGTTTAAAGAAATTAAAAAATCCCATTAGCACACCTCTCTAAAGCATTTCTAAAATCGCATTCTTAGATCTCGCCCCTGAAACCTGCTGTACAATCTTCCCATTCTTCATAACCACTAAAGTCGGAATGCTCATAATACTGAACTTATTTGCCAGTTCAGGCTCTTCATCTACATTAATCTTTCCAACTTTAATATCCCTACG is a window from the Lachnospiraceae bacterium GAM79 genome containing:
- a CDS encoding rhodanese-like domain-containing protein — translated: MGFFNFFKQSNINQGIEGYKRTAGAVLLDVRTPQEYQEGHIPESKNVPLQQLDNIVSVAKNKDIPLFVYCYSGSRSRQATGMLQRMGYSKVNNIGGIAAYSGKVEK
- the trxA gene encoding thioredoxin encodes the protein MSAININKNNFENEVLNSDKTVLLDFWASWCAPCRMVVPIVEEIAGERRDIKVGKINVDEEPELANKFSIMSIPTLVVMKNGKIVQQVSGARSKNAILEML